Below is a window of Oceanipulchritudo coccoides DNA.
TGAGGGTCTGACGCTCCTCGGCTGTTTCGAGGGGGACGACGGCTCGGTCTGGTTTGTTTCCGACACCGGTTTGATCAATTACGACGGGGCCGAGATTCGCCGGTATCCGGCACCAAAGGATCTTTCCCTGATGCCGTATCGTGCTGGAGTATTCACAAGGCAGGGGATTATTTACATGCTTCTTCCGGGGCAAATCGTGGAATTCAAAAATGGCAATTACCGTGATGTTTTTACCTACGAGGGTCGATACGACATGCTCTTTGGAAGTGCAGTACTGACTCAGGATGACACTGCACTGTTCGGTACACCCGAGGGAATTGTTTCAATCAAGGATGGCGAGGCCCGAATTGTTTCACAGCGCAATCGGCGAGCTTCTTTCCTCCTCATTGATAGTCGCGGGGACCTTTGGACGAACCAGGTGAACACCGGGGTTGTCCTGCGGTATCAAGGGCTTTCCACTGATGGTCCGCTCGATGACACAACTTGGGAATCCTTTCGCATCATGCCGGATGTTGGCGCGCATTTGACGTTGGCCGAGCTTCCTGACGGGACGATTTGGTGTGCCAATGATAATCCGACAATTGGCATCTACGCGTTTGATGCAGGCTCAAACGAATGGTATCCCACACTCATTGATTCCGGGGCCGAGGAACTGGTCCACAAGCGAATCCTTGTTTCCCCGGATGGGACTTCTGTTATCTTTGGAGACAAACGGATCCTTCTCAACAAGAACGGGAAGACCGAACAACTGACCATCGAGAATTTCCGGTTCCCCCTGAGTTCACCCTTCGCAGCCACCCTGAGTTCGGGATCAATGATCATTGGGGGCATGCGCGAGACTATCTACCTTGTCGATTGCTCCACGAACTGGTGGCAAAGTTTCAGGGGATTGAATTATTTTTGCACGGACAAGGAAGACCGGCAATGGTTCATTACCTACGATGGTGCGGTTGTATCACGCAATACGGGGACCGACGAATGGACAATTCATGATAGTTACGAAGGTGTCATCAATACGCCATTGACGCTCATCAGCACACGGGACGGGAAGGTCTGGGCGGCTGGACGGCATGATAATGATGCGGCCATCAGTATTTTCAGCAATGGCGAGTGGACCCTCCGCGTGCACCCGGAGCTGGGAAGGCGGATCAGCCATCAATCAGTCCTTGAAACTCGTGACGGGGCTGTCCTTTTCGGCAGTGGTGATACGGATCCGGAGATGACGCCCGGACAGGGGGGCATATTGAAATACGAGGTCAATGGGGACCAGTTTACGGTCACGCACTACGCTCCGCCGAGGGTGCCCTTTCGCGTTGTCGGGATTGAGGAAGGGCCGGACGGGACCATCTGGACGGGTGGAATGCGCCTGAGCCGTCTGGATGACTTCAAGGCAATCCCGCTGGATTCCCTCGGGGAATTCGGCAACAGTTGGGTGGACGATTTCATCGTGTCCGAAACGGGCGATTTGTGGATTGCCCAGTGGGGAGTAGGCCTGCTCATCAATGAGGGCGACAACTGGTTTTACTCAGGGGAATTCAACCCGTCCCTGACTAGGGGCCTCGTTGCCTTACACGAGGATCGCTATTTTCCGGGCCAGATGTGGGCCGCTACTTCCGAGGGACTTTTCAATCTCGACACCCACAATTGGGTGAACGAACCCCTCAATGCTGACCTGAAGATTCTCCGTGAGGGAGGGACGCTTTTCCAATCCGCCGATGGGGCTATCTGGCTCAATGCATCCAGTCGCAACTGGCATTTCAGGGATACCGGCATCATGCCGGGAAGCGAGCGCTTCGAGGCATCCTTCAAGACAACATCCTTCAAGCGCTATGATATTGTTCCTGATACCCGGATCGTTGAATTTGAGGCGAGGGTCTACGAGCCGGGCCTGAGTCACTTCGAGTGGACGGGTAGCACGCACTGGTCACTTGCCCAGACAAATGATTTGTATTACTCCTACCGGATTGACGACGGTGAGTGGACGCCCTTTTCCAAGCGCACTGAAGTGGTTTTGGAGACTCAGTCCAATGGAGCGCACACTTTTGAGGTACGCGCCCGGACTCCCTACGGATTGATTGATCCGACTCCGGCGCGTATTGAATTTGAGGTTATTCCTGTTCTCTGGAAACAGCCGTGGTTCATTCTAACCATGCTTCTTGTTGTGTGCGTTCTGGTCATCCTTGTTGTGATCATTGTCCGCCAGCGCATCCATCACCTCCTGGCCCTTGAAGAATACAAAATGCAGTTCTTCACCAATATTTCGCATGAGCTGCGGACGCCACTGATGGTGATTCTCGGACCACTTGAAAGCCTCTTCAAGCATGTCGACGAAAAAGGGAAAAAGCATCTTCTCATTGCACAGCGCAACGCGCGCAAACTAGTCGGTCTTCTTGACCGTCTCCTGGACTTTCGGAAGGCCGAGCTGGGCAAGATCATGTCCAATCCGCAGACCTTGGATCTTGTGGTATTTGTCC
It encodes the following:
- a CDS encoding ATP-binding protein, with the protein product MRLYPCLLVFILGGLCLQSEASFPYQPERPSPLSESWRWHAQEALEGLTLLGCFEGDDGSVWFVSDTGLINYDGAEIRRYPAPKDLSLMPYRAGVFTRQGIIYMLLPGQIVEFKNGNYRDVFTYEGRYDMLFGSAVLTQDDTALFGTPEGIVSIKDGEARIVSQRNRRASFLLIDSRGDLWTNQVNTGVVLRYQGLSTDGPLDDTTWESFRIMPDVGAHLTLAELPDGTIWCANDNPTIGIYAFDAGSNEWYPTLIDSGAEELVHKRILVSPDGTSVIFGDKRILLNKNGKTEQLTIENFRFPLSSPFAATLSSGSMIIGGMRETIYLVDCSTNWWQSFRGLNYFCTDKEDRQWFITYDGAVVSRNTGTDEWTIHDSYEGVINTPLTLISTRDGKVWAAGRHDNDAAISIFSNGEWTLRVHPELGRRISHQSVLETRDGAVLFGSGDTDPEMTPGQGGILKYEVNGDQFTVTHYAPPRVPFRVVGIEEGPDGTIWTGGMRLSRLDDFKAIPLDSLGEFGNSWVDDFIVSETGDLWIAQWGVGLLINEGDNWFYSGEFNPSLTRGLVALHEDRYFPGQMWAATSEGLFNLDTHNWVNEPLNADLKILREGGTLFQSADGAIWLNASSRNWHFRDTGIMPGSERFEASFKTTSFKRYDIVPDTRIVEFEARVYEPGLSHFEWTGSTHWSLAQTNDLYYSYRIDDGEWTPFSKRTEVVLETQSNGAHTFEVRARTPYGLIDPTPARIEFEVIPVLWKQPWFILTMLLVVCVLVILVVIIVRQRIHHLLALEEYKMQFFTNISHELRTPLMVILGPLESLFKHVDEKGKKHLLIAQRNARKLVGLLDRLLDFRKAELGKIMSNPQTLDLVVFVRQEMDTLQPLADQKGQQLGFHPSSDHLSVAFDPKHVEIVLDNLLTNAIKYTPRGGKIGVHLDLVREEEGQATVKIQVVDTGPGIPRKELDKVFDPFYQIGGEDYQKTHSTGIGLAHTKSLIEAIGGRIYAESPVNPASVDSPGTRFVVELKLALQAESTPVSKAQPPLADEEDTDSDEATYSTEKKPLMLIVEDNDDIREFLESELSETYNVILAPNGKEGLEIARERIPDLIVSDVLMPIMNGRDLCRNLKADPLTSHIPVILLTAQKSEVNELAGLETGADDYITKPVNLALMGRRLENILLNRRKVREFISSHTRSIAINKDELPVNKIDQEFMVKFMETIEENLTSETFDVEGLAKLMFMSRMTLYRKVKALTGESPGNIIRTVRLKKAAQYLETGSWMVSQVIEKVGFLDMSHFSRSFKKEYGCTPTQYIERYSAGSVTTEEKITSEE